Proteins encoded by one window of Glycine soja cultivar W05 chromosome 15, ASM419377v2, whole genome shotgun sequence:
- the LOC114387297 gene encoding polyadenylate-binding protein RBP45-like yields MMQQPGPGMAPPTMGQQPQQQYQQQPPPQQQQPYVMMPPQHQAPQPMWAPSAQPPLPQQPASADEVRTLWIGDLQYWMDENYLYTCFAHTGEVSSVKVIRNKQTSQSEGYGFIEFNSRAGAERILQTYNGAIMPNGGQSFRLNWATFSAGERSRQDDSPDYTIFVGDLAADVTDYLLQETFRARYNSVKGAKVVIDRLTGRTKGYGFVRFSEESEQMRAMTEMQGVLCSTRPMRIGPASNKTPATQSQPKASYLNSQPQGSQNENDPNNTTIFVGNLDPNVTDDHLRQVFSQYGELVHVKIPAGKRCGFVQFADRSCAEEALRVLNGTLLGGQNVRLSWGRSPSNKQAQADPNQWNGAAGAGSGGGYYGYAAQGYENYGYAPAGQDPNMYGSYPGYPGYQAPQQQQQIGYS; encoded by the exons ATGATGCAGCAGCCAGGACCCGGCATGGCACCTCCCACCATGGGCCAGCAGCCGCAGCAACAGTACCAGCAGCAGCCTCCGCCGCAGCAGCAACAACCCTACGTCATGATGCCGCCGCAGCATCAGGCGCCGCAGCCTATGTGGGCCCCATCCGCCCAGCCTCCGCTGCCGCAGCAGCCTGCTAGCGCCGACGAGGTCCGAACCCTCTGGATCGGGGATCTGCAGTACTGGATGGACGAGAACTATCTCTACACCTGCTTTGCTCATACCGGCgag GTTTCGTCAGTTAAAGTGATTCGGAACAAGCAAACTAGTCAATCTGAAGGTTATGGGTTTATTGAGTTTAATAGTCGTGCTGGAGCTGAGAGAATTCTCCAAACATATAATGGGGCTATTATGCCGAATGGGGGGCAGAGTTTCAGGTTGAATTGGGCAACTTTTAGTGCCGGTGAGAGGTCGCGTCAAGATGATTCTCCTGATTACACCATATTTGTTGGTGACTTGGCTGCAGATGTTACTGATTATCTTCTTCAGGAGACATTCAGGGCTCGTTACAACTCGGTGAAGGGTGCAAAAGTTGTCATTGATAGGCTAACTGGCCGTACCAAGGGGTATGGCTTTGTAAGGTTTTCAGAAGAGAGTGAGCAAATGAGAGCTATGACTGAGATGCAAGGGGTTCTTTGCTCAACAAGACCCATGAGGATTGGACCAGCCTCTAATAAAACCCCTGCCACTCAGTCCCAGCCAAAAG CTTCATATCTGAATTCTCAACCTCAAGGCTCACAGAATGAGAATGATCCAAATAATACGACT ATTTTTGTTGGCAATTTGGATCCTAATGTAACCGATGATCATCTGAGGCAAGTTTTCAGCCAGTATGGAGAATTAGTTCATGTGAAGATTCCAGCAGGCAAGCGATGTGGGTTTGTCCAATTTGCAGACAG GAGCTGTGCTGAAGAGGCCCTTCGGGTGTTGAATGGGACGCTGTTGGGTGGACAAAATGTGCGTCTTTCATGGGGTCGCAGTCCTTCAAACAAACAG GCTCAGGCAGATCCAAACCAGTGGAATGGTGCTGCTGGTGCTGGTTCTGGTGGTGGATATTATGGGTATGCTGCTCAAGGATATGAAAATTATGGTTATGCTCCTGCTGGACAGGATCCCAACATGTATGGCAGTTATCCGGGATATCCTGGTTACCAAGCTCCTCAACAACAGCAGCAAATAGGATATAGTTGA
- the LOC114387111 gene encoding 15.4 kDa class V heat shock protein-like — MEFPHSLPWQYRIPSHLLFPYNSIPENYVHWTETPDSHIFSADIPGVRKEELRVEVEDSRYLIIRTQAVDESTEPARKFERKFRLPGRVDLDGISAGYEDGVLTITVPRSLRRGFYIDPADVPENLEVLARAA; from the exons ATGGAGTTCCCACACTCCCTTCCCTGGCAATACCGCATCCCTTCTCACCTTCTCTTTCCCTACAATTCCATCCCTGAAAACTATGTTCATTGGACAGAAACCCCTGACTCTCACATATTCTCAGCTGACATCCCTG GTGTGAGGAAAGAGGAGCTGAGAGTTGAGGTTGAGGACTCAAGGTACCTCATAATCAGAACTCAAGCAGTGGATGAATCCACAGAACCAGCGAGGAAGTTTGAGAGGAAGTTTAGGCTGCCTGGGAGGGTTGATCTTGATGGCATCTCTGCAGGGTATGAAGATGGAGTTTTAACTATTACAGTTCCAAGATCACTTAGGAGAGGTTTCTACATTGACCCTGCTGATGTTCCTGAAAATTTGGAAGTTCTTGCAAGAGCTGCTTGA
- the LOC114386560 gene encoding zinc finger MYND domain-containing protein 15-like — protein MDLHLKSLFNRFLEQFGSGPGLGPGSGTCMMKVDGIAPNFIKSIYKASAALYRAEPWKRLRPGHLFGVRVGKDSDWPGKKQPFPCVQFIGGDGGDVGFYMFRSENDAKKMTGSRETIHVPNVELLRVTYEVESLMFPSNRKMIKSLSLEASGSDRFPVIDVARCTPSGDLRFRNPNLEELRFVYAFMKAISLVHSLLQVDRESGPKYSTVVCFEPFIETVDVQWPPEVAKGGYDLVAVTVSHPPGQAYDEKSNSASAGSTPTKYVEPPREDIFNDTKAYSSTGLRQCAICEKEVNGEQSLCCGRCRAVVYCSSICQKQHWNDTHKSMCGLYKAMMEREEELAIMIFMFPCSADQPCKWLESLGVHQKGMWRRKCSCYSHCPFGLLPVKGGLQELWGGIDEFEYPHDSPFNNHFISSPFLLSGWSEYYNLRSLPLSSPVADILSHPLTVYHILTTLNISSKNLILKGKEVIVHYLGPEGELDWMPAFAEVGHLLNGLGNVQIVMVGPEVPTNLSGTTSGIGSRVRVNLVRGVYQVEASYLPTPHVVIALNSRLAIYSSWGGALDVIKSIGVPAFFTDQSEVSCVNAKQVLRNAGLHITHPVTPNPFRSPVKNLTASSNLPSYSNGFVFGVNT, from the coding sequence ATGGATTTGCATTTGAAGAGTTTGTTTAACAGATTTCTGGAGCAATTTGGGTCTGGTCCTGGTCTTGGCCCTGGATCTGGGACATGTATGATGAAAGTGGATGGCATTGCTCCAAATTTCATTAAATCTATATACAAAGCTTCTGCAGCTTTGTATAGAGCTGAGCCGTGGAAGAGGCTGCGTCCAGGGCACTTGTTTGGCGTCCGGGTTGGGAAAGATTCGGATTGGCCTGGCAAGAAACAACCTTTTCCATGTGTTCAGTTCATTGGAGGGGATGGAGGAGATGTTGGATTTTACATGTTTAGATCAGAGAATGATGCTAAGAAAATGACAGGGTCTAGAGAGACCATTCATGTTCCAAATGTTGAGCTTCTGAGGGTCACATATGAAGTGGAGTCTTTGATGTTCCCTTCTAACCGGAAGATGATCAAGTCTTTGTCATTGGAAGCATCAGGCTCAGATCGGTTTCCAGTTATTGATGTTGCACGATGCACGCCATCTGGTGATCTTCGATTTAGAAATCCAAACCTTGAAGAGCTTAGATTTGTCTATGCATTCATGAAGGCCATTTCCCTGGTGCACTCCTTACTTCAGGTTGACAGGGAAAGTGGTCCAAAGTATTCAACAGTGGTGTGTTTTGAACCTTTTATAGAGACTGTTGATGTTCAGTGGCCTCCAGAAGTAGCCAAGGGAGGTTATGACCTTGTTGCTGTTACTGTTTCCCACCCACCCGGTCAGGCATATGATGAAAAATCTAATAGTGCGAGTGCTGGCTCGACCCCCACCAAGTATGTAGAACCACCTAGGGAGGACATATTCAATGACACAAAAGCATACTCAAGTACTGGCTTGAGACAGTGTGCAATATGTGAGAAAGAAGTGAATGGAGAACAGTCTCTTTGTTGTGGCCGGTGTAGAGCAGTTGTTTATTGCAGTTCAATCTGCCAGAAACAACACTGGAATGACACACATAAAAGCATGTGTGGACTTTACAAGGCCATGATGGAGAGGGAAGAAGAGCTGGCTATAATGATTTTCATGTTCCCATGTTCTGCTGACCAGCCTTGTAAGTGGCTTGAATCATTAGGTGTCCACCAGAAGGGTATGTGGAGGAGAAAGTGCAGTTGCTATTCACACTGCCCTTTTGGTCTCCTTCCTGTGAAAGGTGGGCTGCAGGAACTATGGGGTGGAATTGATGAATTTGAATACCCTCATGATTCTCCATTTAATAACCATTTCATCTCAAGCCCATTTCTTCTCTCTGGTTGGTCTGAGTACTACAACCTTCGCTCACTTCCATTGTCAAGTCCTGTAGCCGACATTCTTTCACATCCATTGACCGTGTATCACATTCTTACCACCCTTAATATAAGTTCAAAGAACCTTATACTGAAAGGGAAAGAGGTGATTGTCCACTACCTTGGACCTGAAGGAGAGTTAGATTGGATGCCAGCATTCGCAGAAGTAGGACACTTGCTTAATGGATTAGGCAATGTACAAATAGTGATGGTGGGACCAGAAGTTCCAACAAATTTGTCAGGTACAACCTCAGGAATTGGTAGCAGAGTTAGAGTGAATCTTGTAAGGGGTGTTTATCAGGTGGAAGCCTCCTACCTACCTACTCCACATGTCGTCATTGCTCTGAATTCTAGATTAGCAATCTATTCTAGTTGGGGTGGAGCTCTTGATGTAATCAAATCAATTGGGGTGCCTGCCTTCTTCACTGATCAATCCGAAGTTTCGTGTGTAAATGCTAAACAAGTTCTTCGGAATGCTGGACTGCACATCACACATCCAGTAACTCCAAATCCTTTCCGGTCACCTGTGAAAAATCTCACAGCTTCTAGCAATCTTCCTTCATACAGCAATGGTTTTGTCTTTGGGGTGAATACTTGA
- the LOC114387549 gene encoding uncharacterized protein LOC114387549, protein MALCRRPYAYSKVDKEDPEDIIHRRAQFLIHKVLEQADSRRKPSCLRIRISKMKVKIGKRLRRLRRRIMSGVSAARLGFHGHVMSQIKTWKRLFSRGRQSQTLITLPPLIK, encoded by the coding sequence atggctCTGTGTAGAAGGCCTTATGCTTACTCAAAGGTGGACAAGGAGGACCCTGAAGACATAATCCATAGAAGGGCACAGTTTTTGATCCACAAAGTGTTGGAGCAAGCAGATTCACGTAGAAAGCCATCATGCCTTAGAATCAGAATCTCTAAGATGAAGGTGAAGATTGGAAAAAGGTTAAGGAGGCTCAGGAGGAGAATTATGTCCGGTGTGTCTGCTGCTAGACTTGGTTTTCATGGACATGTTATGAGTCAAATCAAAACGTGGAAGAGACTCTTTAGCCGAGGAAGACAATCTCAAACCCTCATAACCCTTCCTCCTCTTATCAAATGA